DNA from Musa acuminata AAA Group cultivar baxijiao chromosome BXJ1-5, Cavendish_Baxijiao_AAA, whole genome shotgun sequence:
aatatttatatagtcCCAGTTCTGGCTAAAAGATTCATGGACATACGAATAAATTGTGGAAAGCAGATCGATAAGTAGTAAACAGGTATAGATTTACAACATCCACCTGTACTATTACATGATGAAAGCAACAACAAGCATCAGTTGGatcatcttcttctccaatcTCAATGTTAACCATGCCGTGACGAACGGCGTCAAGAAACAAACAAGAAAACCTACTACAAACGGAGCCGTTAGACGCTGACGCTGCACGGAGACATGCGCTGGAACCGGACGACCGCCACGCCGTTGCTCGTGCTGTCGAAGGAGAAGAAGGCCGGGCAGGTGACCTCGAGGTGGTAATGGCCGGAGGTCCACGTCCCCACCTTCCATCGCACCATGCCGTCGATCTTCAGGTAGAGCAGCAGGTAGCCGGCCGCCTCGTCCTGCTGCAGGGATCCGCAGATGGACGGCGCCACCGGCACGGAGGCGCCGTACAGGTAGGGCGACCACACGTTGATGTCGTGGTGGCCCTGGTAGAGGGGAGGGATGGAGGTGGGGAGGGTGATCTGCTGGTTCTGGTAGGTGACGTAGACGCTGGCGCGGTCGTAGGAAACGCCGATGCGGCTGTTGGGGTTGTGAGAGGAGACAGTGGCCTGGAGAACGGTGGAGAGGATGTTGTCGGAGAGGGAAAGGTTGAACTGGTAGACGGTGGCGTCCTTGAGGTAGAAGATGGGCTTGGTGGGGCGGAGGACGAGCCATGTGATGAAGACGATGAGGAGGACGACAAGGACGAAGGCCCCGACGACCCACGCAATGGTGAGGAGCGTTGAGTGGTCGGAGCACACGCTGCACCCGCAGCAGCtactgtggtggtggtggtcgcaGTCTTTCCCCATAAGAGTAAGAGAAGGAGAAAGAGGTAGACGATGGAGACCGGAAGCAGTAGGACCAGAGGAAGAGGAAACAATGTGGCGTATATAAAGAAGAGTAGGGAAGACcagagagtatatatatatatatatatacagagttCATATAATGGAATCTGGAGAGTGGAGGGGATGTGGGGGTGATTTCTGCGGGGAATGATATGGTTTTTATTATGGGCTGAATAAATTCGGAGACTTAAAGGTTGCAGAATCACTTGTTTCCTATTTAACATGATTTTATGTGCTATGATTCTGTTTAACATTAAATTTTGGTGAAACAAAATCAAGAAGAAAAACATGTTTTTGAGTGAAATTTTAAGATTGAATCAGTGGAAATCAAAACCGTAATGAACGTAGAAATCAGGCAAATCATATTAATGATgcatcataatgatttttattcCCTTCTTCTTCCACAACAGCCAAGAGATTAACTTGTTCAATCTATTACTTGTTGCTGTCTCTATTATTAATCCCATATGTTGCTCAagcgattaactttaatatcaatgTAGCGATTATTAtgttatcagtatgaattatgatCTCATCTGATAACAaagtctaccatggccaacagctGTCGTCTTCATCACAAGCTCAACCGGTTGACATTCCCTGACACAAGCAACTTTTTTTATGCAGCCTCAAGAGGAGATGGTCTGTATCCCCCTAGTACAACACATAATTGCCAATTTACATGCAAAATACTGCTGCATGATCACATTGTGTGCAGGAACAGATGAGTTCTTATTGGTGGAATGCCCAGTTACAGGTGAGCAACTCTCTTTTACTTGTGATGCTGTTCTGGGAAGTGTTTGATTGCACATGGGGATTGTTGTGAGAACAAAATTCTATACGAAGACACAAAGGAGACGACTACATTGGAAGTACACAGTCTGTGAATGAATGATAGGTACTGTGTTCCATGTATAAACTATGCATCCAATTAGTTCCGTTGCATGTTCCCGAGCCTATAATTTTCTGGAATATGTTTCTGGACTGCAAGAACATGGAAACTGCCGTTATGTTGACCATTAAAATGACATTAACATGTTATCTTAGCTGGGTTTGAGCTCCACAATGACATTAGGTGGTTGTTCTGATAGCTGCCTACCTGAAGAAGGATGAtgtagagcagcagcagcagcaagaacAACAAAATGAAAGGAAAGCGGATTGAGAAAAATAGCAACTCTTCCACATATCATGGCCTTGAGAATTCATTCAGAACCAGCGTTGACCAATTCAATGGAAATGCTTATAATGGTTGAGGTATATGCTCAGTAGCCACAAGATGATATATACAGTCAACTAGAACATAACATGCGGCATGCAGTTGAGCCATGGATGATCAATCAAAGCATGACAAACGTATTCTAATGGATCAGAAGAGTCCAACAAACATGATGATGACATGGCACCACCTAGGCATGCCCGATCAGCTTGATGATGATATGGTGTCATCTAAGAATGCTTACTTATTAATAtgatatccaaaaaaaaaaaacccgccCATTTATAAAGTAATGTGGGTCTTATAAAAGGATGATCTCTAGGTATACCCTCAtccttaaacttgtttttatcaaactAATCTTATTTAACCTTTTCTTGAATTAAGTATTAAAAGAGTTTTGTTAGATATAAACTTACACGACGATCGACAGCACATAATCATCATTGTTCACGCATAAGTTGACTTGTGAGTTGGCCCATGTTGCACGACTTAAGATGAAGTCAACAAAGAGAAAAAGTTCGAatatatcacagaacaagatcatacGGTCTTATTGAATTCCTCGAGACATCCAAGAGCGGCAAGGGTGTTAAGTTAtgtttggcaaaaaaaaaaaaaaaattgtatacaCAAATATAAGCAGACTATAATATGTaataaaattaaatgaaaattataataaaataaaatatcaagatttacGTAAAAACCCTACAAATATGAAAGGTAAAAATCAAATGGTATGTTAGAAATAATCAAttataaaaatgataaacatATAAATCTTAGAGTTTTTTTTGCATAAAACCTAAGCaaaaatcataagagaataaataagaaacaaaaattaggtcactatatataatatctaaaatctacccaagtaatcacaataaaAATTTACTTTCCTTTTTATGTTTTTCTACCCTCAACGACAACTACTAGTAGTGGGTCTTCATTTTTCAAAGCCAACATTGCACCCTTTTTTCTAATCCTGCTATTGCACCTCTTAGTTAAAAGAGTTATGGTTTAAGTTAAATGAGAAGAAAATTATAACTAaagttatgtatatatgtatatatatatgtataaatatacatatatatatatacatatatatatgtaaatatatatacatatatatatgtatatatgtatatatatatgtatatatgtatatatatatatgtacacacatataaataaataaataaataaataaatatatatatatatatatatgtacatatatatataaatatatatatatatatgtacatatatacatacatatatacatatatatatgtacatatatatatacatacatatatgtacatatatatatatacatatatatatgtgcatttatatatatatatatatatgtacatatatatatacacacacacacacacacatatatatatatatatatatatgtatgtatatatatatatatatatatatatatatatgtatgtatatatatatatatgtatgtatatatatatatatgtatgtataatatatatatatatatatgtatatatatatatatatatatatatatatgtgtatatatatatatatatatatatatatatatgtatatatatatatatatatgtatgtatgtatatatatatatatacgtatgtatgtatatatatatatatgtatgtatgtatatatatatatatgtacgtatgtatatatatatatatgtatatatatatatatatacatatatatatatatatatatatatatatatgtatatatatatgtatatatatatatatatacatatatatatacatatatacatatatatatacatatatatatatacatatatatatatatatgtatatatatatatatatgtatatatatatatatatatatacgtatatatatatatacatatatatatgtatatatatttatatatatatatacatatatatatatatatatatatctctttaaACACAGACTttaaataatcctagttatatGTTACCCGAGGGAGAAATCGTGATAACTAGATaggctggtgtgctatatacctgtctatatgatggatataACTAATCTAATAGCTACTCGTCTGGGGACACTGTTGCTACAGttcaggtgctaattggagaataagtttattgattgatccgctcatgtaaTGTTGGATAGTTAGTGATACCTTATTTTCAGACAAGGATTCTATTTTCTTTGTAATATACTTGATTCTTAGACTTGTGATtccaaagatgtcctatatgtgTATTCCACTCTTTAATGTTAGACTTTTTGGTTTGGAAGTCCCAAATCAAGCAAAGTCGGTAATCGGAAGTGGTAGTTAACCTTATGAGGGCTTTGGAGTGTCAATAAATGATCATTTACTCTcgatgtcataagagaaatatcttatatgttattgctcaaataaatccctagctagggtcaattggattgagagagaaagagttctccgggagaattcgattaaagtgagactcgagtagaaactatatgggtttgatagcaccattccCGGTATATGATGTTCGGGATATTTGATGAattagggactataggtacatggtaattaaggACATATAGGTTCAAAGGATTGAATTCACCTATAACGTTTTTGGGttccgacgtagtggcctagtatgtctatagtcgatgagtcgagtgaattattattaaggtaataattcactgagccaaaaggagttatgataggtatgactcatggccaattcGATATTAgcctagaggttcggatatgagatatctaccggaggccatatcttattggatatcaaataagtttctgaattattggattctattgatgagatccaataagagtcaataagagattattggatagagatccactaatttaagagacttgggtagttggatggagatccaataccaaatagggcatgatccaatagggttaagttgataagaggGCTTCTATAGCTAAGAGGGAACCAAAAACCCATAGGCTATAGGTTTTTGGTTGCCATcctttattctcctctccccttctcctcctcatataaTAGGTATAGAGATTTAGGTAGCAATTTGAGAAGCGTCATCGTAGACCTActttgtggatcaccactagagaggaaaatgtttgacctccttcatcatctcctatagatttgcagggatatacaatctccttaagtaatataattatatcatgcgtggttttcagtttcgcggattttacgcactaatcttcgcacgataatGAACACCTTTAtaggaaatttggggattttgtttttctgttcttctactgcgcatgtgatgttgcccctagattttcaTACAATggaattagagccaggttgtttgtgtgaaagattagttttgaactgtgtatgttgtgttttagaaaatcttttgacATTCAAATCGTTATCGTAAAAGTGAGAAAAGGGCAGCAATAGGCATGCATGCAGCCACAAGGGCAGTGGCCACAAATAGGCGACACAATGCCTGCAAGCGCAGCAATTGATGCTACACGTAGTTGCAACCGTATGCGGCCGACCACCCCGCTGGTAGAGCCGCTTACAGTGCAAGTGGCGATGCTCGCGAGCGCTACCTATGTGCGCTATATACTAGCATAGTAGCCCGTAAGGGCAGTGCCACCCGCGGGTAGGGGCAACTGTAGCTCGCAAGGGCGACGTCACTCGCGGGCACACCACTCGCCAACGAGCCGCTTGCTAGCACACCACTCGCCTATGGGCAGAGATGACATCCCCGCCCCCCCCACCACCCCGTCGGCGGCCACCGCAATGCAgcaggggaggagaagggaattagggttttgactaaatgatagttttgcccctgaacATTTTAGAAATTTCGAGTTCGGtcctttttatccaaattaccaaaatacacttcataatttagaaaatttcatGCATGTacctaattttagaaaatattatttaattaaaaattttaattattttattattattatttatctagtagtcctatattacGATATGTACATGTCATGTATAATATGGATGGATGATtgtggaccgtgtgatgtatgtacatgtgattattattattggggcctatgagcctctaattttattctcatttattgttgagcctgcttgcctatgattaagttatacttACATGAAGAGGCGTAGCAGGAGCTTGAAAGCTATAACGTGATCCATAAggtcgagacggatgatcgtgacgtatagagatgcgtcgagatgccgacggaattgacgaggacaagatggatgatcacagggcatgaagatgtaccACTATATACATAGATCTtggtgtgagtgattaggcccactagctaaggcctgatcacattaagctatggttcatgatcatatggtgtaattgctcatgttgTGTGTGATTActttacacctactagatatatatatatatttgcatacaatgtagatgtatattaaatatgtatgtgtgtgacatgtcatattaggagaccaaatcaaaatcccctctctcgataatattaagtcgataaacatgaggcaattaaattaacccatgtggccttccatcgttatagtttGGGACTGATTCTCGATATAGgttagttagtcgagtccctcgaggctcaccaatATTAGGATTCGCTatattgcttatgacatagagatgtcactagtgacctggggacatggtatgcttggtcgagtctctcgagggtatatcatcgaattagacttatATTGTAATGCTGATAttaacttaaccgaacatcatagttggtcgagtccctcgagaccatggtagtTCAGAAGccgaacaagatgggaatcacatggagttgtgattggcaagagttgcctacttttATGGGCttagttgttgggaaatcttgggggcgacatcacatgcgcaacggaagaataaaaacaaaatcccctattcccaaagagatgttcatcgtcatgtgaagattgatgcataaaaatccatgaaacttaaaattgcgtataagataaattgtgttacctagggagatcgtatatccctaaatccttgcagatctctaggagagggtgaaggaggtcaagcgccctcctctttagtggtgatccacatagtagggctataataacgctcctcaaaactccaagccttctctgaggtggagagggagaggagaaaatgagaggtaagcaaaggctctagcctatgaaccactgaatccctcttatttatagtggtcccctttcaacttaaccctaatggatcctcccatattgggtattagatcttcatccaattacccaagcctcttagattagtggatctctatccaataatctcacatgggcttttattggatctcatccatgagatccaataattgaggggcttattggatatccaataagataggcgctctggcagatatctcatattcgaatctctactcatcataatgcctattatatatgtgtgaccctctaggcccaatatcaagttaggcgtgagttatacctgtcagaactccttctggctcagtgaattattatctccataataattcattcaactcatcgactgtggacgtactaggccactacaccgtagtccccaaacgatacaggggaatctaatccattggacccatctatcctcaattaccatgtatctataatccctcatccatctaatatcctagagaccgtataccgggcatggtgttgtcaaacttaTATGGTTTATACTCAAGTATCGCTTTGatcgaattctctcggagaactctttctctctcaatccaaatgaccttggcctgagatttgtctgagtaaaaacacatgagatatttctctcatgataccgagagtggatgatcctctatcgatactcaatagccattgtaaggttgactgtcactcccgatgatctgctgtactagatctaggacatccaaacctataagtctggtattaaagagtggagcacttatagaggacatccttggtgtctcaagtctaaggatcagatacatcaTTGGGAATATGGAATCActttttgacaataaggcatcatcaactatccagcattccgtaagcggatcaatcagtgaactcattatccaatgagcacctgtattgtatccctagtgtccccacatgagcaactatttagactaactgcatccatcatatggatgggtagacactagtctgtccggttatctcgatgtccttctcgagtaatctatgaccaggattatttaggatctatgtttaaaagcgaatcgatctcgttattataatctcatcacgatccgattcctattgtatagatccaaggacatcactatatatttatatacaacaagcaatataaagtgagaaatgccatgaatataataagcaaaaagactgcatgtcaagtcatacgtgtgattactcatgtgattggcttgcacgtcacatatgactagtaatctcccacttgacataaagccaatcacctatgtgtctgatccccatcagacccctatgatgctcaaagacaatctgagataacgactttgtcaatagatctgcaatgttatcttcggatggaactctttccactactgtaTCTCCATAGGTCACAATCTCTTTAATAAGCTAGAacatcctcaaaacacttcttaaGCGAATCGACTCCTTGCTATCtagcatgactcccagatctatgatgaacttctttatcgagACTCCatcttttgctgcctctactacagcaatgtactccacctctacgGTCGagccaatagtagtatcttgcttgaaactctttcaGCATTCTGCTCCTCTATTTaatgtgtacacataccccgaatttgactttctatcatcaacatcaaactgaaaacttgagtccgtgtagcctgttaggattaagagcactaagagggggggggggggggagagggggtgaattagtgcagcggaaaactttcgacgattaaaaactacgttcgtacgataagagcgatttcggtagaaaagccgattagtATATCACTtaaacttatgatcaagcaagatgcaattaaagtgaatttataaaggcagtttgcagttatgatggaaattagaatgtaaccgcaaattgaaatatgatgttcgtacaataaaactgatttacgtctaaacaccgattcagaaaatactgaactttgaaacacgatcataaatgtgcagaaggcagtaagctattgaggaggtttgtagtaaagataatatgctcaaagtaaatgcaaactagagagcactgtgattttagagtggtttggtcaatcttgacctacattcacttatggcttcctcctccgatgaggtcactgacgtccactagaggccttccttcaataggcgaaggccaaccacccttttatagtttcactccttttgacggacttaggagacaacccatacagaattttctctcatttctttaaaaaatcagaacttggaagaaaagagggagaagaacttttatcttatacaacacttttgaggtctaaaaatcacagagtaagatcaagatttcggtggttttggttgctctttcattattgaaagagtggggtatttatatgccccaaaccagtttgaatttcgagcttagAACTATCAATTTttgaaatttcggggtctggcggttgcatcgcctggtagaactcggagattgagcctttaggcggtgccaccgcttgttaggggtggttgcacctcctactagagctcggagaccgagctcaggcggtgccaccgcttgacttgggcggttgcaccacccagccagagctcggagactaagccctgggtggtgccaccgccgacccaagcggtgccacctctggccaagtgatttgggtccgaatgggctaatccatttggcctaatttgggtctttcaagggcccaattgccccaagattaagttaatgggatcacctcccatttctaacttaatcatcgtgctaactacggatttcttaagacatttactacaacttgctccggtgcgtcaatcacttcttccggcaagcttccggcgaacatccgacaaacctccagcgatgctccgacggacttccggcaaactcctggacttgcgacgatccacttggcgagttcaaacgagcttcttttggcaagctcctggacttctcggatttgttcccgcagaacctccgacgaccgtccgaacttccatcgagctcccgaactcccaacgtgatcatagtcttgactccggcgtaactcctgctgcatgtcttactttcatcgtagttaatcctgcacacttatctcaacatatggattaggtaacaaatgacaattgacgtcatcatcaaaatctgagattcaacaatcttcccctttttgatgatgacaatcaattgataacggagttaaccttaacttcccctatctatgtgccataattgagataagtcattcttgaattcaaagcctttgaattcaagagacatattgataagttaaaattatttaaccttatcgatactcccatcatgattcccatcatgatgtatctctccgaaaatgatgtatgatgccaaggcttgacattcattttcaaatttcaaatgtgaatgatggtcatggtagcaattcatcatatgataagatatcaacacataaaattatgatacaagttcttgatatcttaacatgatgcaaatatggcaatcatagttatcatcaattcatatatttttgatgatgctgtcatagcataatcatagcattaataatcatatatttgcttctttcaacataatatggcatttatatcattaattcatatacttctccccctttatcatcaacaaaaaggaaaatgatataaacaacttttaaatatacgtgtgatgccataagtaggttcatgtcatttataggatacaaatatctcaagaaaaatatgacatagagattatttacatagagtgaaaacttcttcctttttatttgttattatcttttttgcatgaaggaggaaagccatttgtgtagtttaaATCGATagaatattaaggcatgctttacaaggatcaggatatttaagtgaatcaaatccttgcaaaaaaatatctttcttttataagaaggaatcatcaaatctatttctcaaagggaatatttttcacatgataagtataaaagatatgcatttgctagatgattctatttgtcaaaaatcaatgatgtgaatcaaagtccgaaagagaataatatattcatgaaatccgattggaactgaaaatttaatttaacactttcatgcaatcggacaagactatacaatcatgaagacatgctcattgttatggaaattttttaattaatttccaacatgttattttagtgatttgatcattcaatcaataaagtccgaataattttaacaagtttatgcattcggacacattaacatcatggtaatacatcaacatcatgataatattatgtcacattcatcatggaaaccaagacacaaggttttcaaagttggtattatagaaacatttaatttcaacatgaaatccgacaatgagtaacgagattgagtaacgtaaccctgcatattctcaccaattaatacatcaagtaaccatatcaaagattagtagtcatcaaggcactgtgatcaaggtgagtaatataaagagtttacaataacgtaattgttacaacaagaggttattgtgtccacatatacaagcttattcaggaggtgaaaaattaaagtgcctaaataaagagtcaaattatcgatgaatttgttgcagttcagataggatttgatcttgccggtgttcaagctgatcttgtctttgttcaaatcggtccatccgaatcccaatgtcttcgatagatgatgcatgagcttgctcaaatggatgtgtttcctcaaagggacagatcggaggagattgagtgcccctaaagactggtgtttcgggttctggttcaggttgagggggatcagttcttctaagcattctaacccaattaccgtttctataaacacatctcaattgatgaagtagatttttgtttattatgctaaacctatctactttcatcacctcttcgtcgggtgggattggaatatcgtaggctttaagtattctagtgattataccaccatatggaagcatcatgtctctcttggatagttctatcatgttttgttggataaggtatccaaaatagatgttatgtcctttcatgatccaatacatggttcctaatttcatttgacttacttcatcatgatggtattgtttagggagaatgatgctagttaggatatgatgaagtactttagtgtttagtggtagtagatgttcacagcttttaggaactatcactaagttgggattaccgaaaattattcttaaggcttcaacatatgttgtcccaactgtttcattatcccacgatcctctaaaataaagttctctattttttttacgggaatgcctatcatgtcacaaatgaatttatccataatggagatgtgttgtcctaagagatagatagaca
Protein-coding regions in this window:
- the LOC135675051 gene encoding NDR1/HIN1-like protein 1; the encoded protein is MGKDCDHHHHSSCCGCSVCSDHSTLLTIAWVVGAFVLVVLLIVFITWLVLRPTKPIFYLKDATVYQFNLSLSDNILSTVLQATVSSHNPNSRIGVSYDRASVYVTYQNQQITLPTSIPPLYQGHHDINVWSPYLYGASVPVAPSICGSLQQDEAAGYLLLYLKIDGMVRWKVGTWTSGHYHLEVTCPAFFSFDSTSNGVAVVRFQRMSPCSVSV